From Candidatus Pedobacter colombiensis, one genomic window encodes:
- a CDS encoding peptidoglycan-binding domain-containing protein, translated as MSFNKKNGVLNLAKRTLAVISASLSTLTATNAKAVELSVPVNENLSSIEELAAKKELKPQFMLRLNSNLEKSLLFMHRSHSSHSSHRSHASHSSHYSSSSSYTPPRTTTTAPTSVYTPPPTSTYAPPTTKATPKTNKRSSTIMSETKNKSNYTGTNAVSTSTLEIIGFHYRTLYKGCEGIDVEYLQKLLKEVGYETPVTGYYGEKTEKAVTKFQNENELKPDGRVNEKTHTILKEKVDGV; from the coding sequence ATGAGTTTTAATAAGAAAAATGGGGTTCTGAACCTGGCTAAAAGAACACTGGCAGTAATCTCTGCATCACTTAGTACGCTCACTGCAACTAATGCCAAAGCCGTTGAATTGAGCGTACCTGTTAATGAAAATTTAAGTTCTATTGAAGAACTCGCTGCAAAAAAGGAACTGAAACCACAGTTTATGCTCAGACTAAACAGTAACCTGGAGAAAAGCCTATTGTTTATGCACAGATCACACAGCTCGCATAGCTCACACAGATCTCACGCTTCACACTCATCCCATTATTCTTCTTCGTCCAGTTATACTCCCCCCCGTACAACAACTACTGCACCCACATCAGTTTACACACCACCACCAACCTCAACTTATGCGCCGCCTACAACAAAAGCGACTCCAAAAACCAACAAGCGATCATCCACGATCATGTCGGAAACAAAAAACAAGAGCAACTACACAGGAACTAACGCTGTCTCAACGTCTACACTTGAAATTATAGGATTTCATTATCGCACCTTATACAAGGGCTGCGAGGGCATTGATGTTGAGTATCTGCAAAAGCTATTAAAAGAAGTAGGTTACGAAACACCCGTTACCGGGTACTATGGAGAAAAAACTGAAAAGGCAGTTACGAAATTTCAGAACGAAAATGAATTAAAACCCGATGGAAGAGTTAATGAAAAAACACATACAATCTTAAAGGAAAAGGTAGATGGAGTGTAA